From Camelus dromedarius isolate mCamDro1 chromosome 12, mCamDro1.pat, whole genome shotgun sequence, the proteins below share one genomic window:
- the MRPL23 gene encoding large ribosomal subunit protein uL23m isoform X1, translating into MARNVLYPLYQLGNPQLRVFRTNFFIRLVRPGTAQPEDTVQFRIPMEMTRVDLRNYLERIYNVPVAAVRTRIQHGSNRKRDHRNIRVKKPDYKVAYVQLAHGQTFTFPDLFPEKKSPEGSSGDHDDIRDQLLEDQRQRQIPDPRRGGVPNWFGL; encoded by the exons ATGGCGCGGAACGTGCT GTACCCCCTGTACCAGCTGGGCAACCCCCAGCTCCGCGTCTTTCGCACCAACTTCTTCATTCGGCTGGTGCGGCCTGGCACAGCCCAGCCCGAGGATACTGTGCAGTTCCGGATCCCCATGGA GATGACCAGAGTGGACCTCAGGAACTATCTCGAGCGCATTTACAACGTGCCGGTGGCAGCCGTGCGGACCAGGATACAGCACG GTTCCAACAGGAAGAGGGATCACAGAAACATCAGGGTGAAGAAACCAGACTACAAGGTGGCCTACGTGCAGCTG GCTCATGGACAGACCTTCACGTTCCCAGATCTGTTTCCTGAGAAGAAGAGTCCTGAGGGCAGTTCTGGGGACCATGATGACATCAgggaccagctcctggaggacCAGCGGCAGAGGCAGATCCCCGACCCCCGGCGCGGGGGCGTCCCCAACTGGTTCGGCCTGTGA
- the MRPL23 gene encoding large ribosomal subunit protein uL23m isoform X2: MARNVLMTRVDLRNYLERIYNVPVAAVRTRIQHGSNRKRDHRNIRVKKPDYKVAYVQLAHGQTFTFPDLFPEKKSPEGSSGDHDDIRDQLLEDQRQRQIPDPRRGGVPNWFGL; this comes from the exons ATGGCGCGGAACGTGCT GATGACCAGAGTGGACCTCAGGAACTATCTCGAGCGCATTTACAACGTGCCGGTGGCAGCCGTGCGGACCAGGATACAGCACG GTTCCAACAGGAAGAGGGATCACAGAAACATCAGGGTGAAGAAACCAGACTACAAGGTGGCCTACGTGCAGCTG GCTCATGGACAGACCTTCACGTTCCCAGATCTGTTTCCTGAGAAGAAGAGTCCTGAGGGCAGTTCTGGGGACCATGATGACATCAgggaccagctcctggaggacCAGCGGCAGAGGCAGATCCCCGACCCCCGGCGCGGGGGCGTCCCCAACTGGTTCGGCCTGTGA